Proteins co-encoded in one Flavobacteriaceae bacterium MAR_2009_75 genomic window:
- a CDS encoding integral membrane protein: protein MLSFFRITAILEGISYLALFAITMPLKYMADLPMPNKYVGYAHGVLFIAYIILAIVLWMEKKWSIKKGIILLLASLLPFATFYVENKYLKPEAE from the coding sequence ATGCTCTCATTTTTCAGAATTACAGCAATTTTAGAAGGTATTTCATACTTGGCACTTTTCGCCATAACCATGCCCTTAAAATACATGGCCGATTTGCCCATGCCGAATAAGTATGTTGGGTATGCCCACGGTGTACTTTTTATAGCCTATATTATTCTTGCTATAGTTCTTTGGATGGAAAAAAAATGGAGTATCAAAAAAGGCATAATTCTTTTATTGGCTTCTCTTCTACCCTTCGCTACTTTTTATGTAGAGAACAAGTACCTAAAACCCGAAGCTGAATAA
- a CDS encoding 3-dehydroquinate dehydratase produces the protein MKIIIINGPNLNLLGKREPEVYGDKTFEDYFTDLQFRFKEVQLEYFQSNIEGELIEKIQDVGFSYDGIVLNAAAYTHTSIGIGDAIKAVTTPVIEVHISNTHKREEFRHVSYISPVARGVILGFGLQSYDLAIQSFLQE, from the coding sequence ATGAAAATAATTATAATAAACGGACCCAATCTTAATCTATTGGGCAAGCGCGAACCCGAAGTATATGGTGATAAAACTTTCGAAGATTATTTTACCGACCTTCAATTTAGGTTCAAGGAGGTTCAATTAGAGTATTTCCAGTCGAATATTGAGGGAGAGCTTATTGAAAAAATTCAAGACGTCGGTTTTTCATATGACGGCATCGTACTAAATGCCGCTGCCTATACCCATACCTCTATAGGTATCGGTGATGCCATTAAAGCGGTCACCACACCAGTTATTGAGGTTCATATCTCAAATACACATAAGCGTGAAGAGTTTCGTCATGTCTCATATATTTCTCCTGTGGCAAGAGGTGTTATTTTAGGTTTTGGACTACAAAGTTATGATTTGGCCATTCAAAGTTTTCTTCAAGAATAG
- a CDS encoding dihydrolipoamide dehydrogenase, producing the protein MSNFDVIVLGSGPGGYVTAIRASQLGFKTAIIEKENLGGVCLNWGCIPTKALLKSAQVFQYLKHAEDYGLKAENVDKDFGSVVKRSRGVADGMSKGVQFLMKKNKIEVIKGYGTLKPKKKVSVKDEEGKETEYSAEHIIIATGARSRELPSLPQDGKKIIGYREAMSLDKQPKSMIVVGSGAIGIEFAYFYNSMGTEVTVVEYLPNIVPVEDEEVSKQLERSFKKAGVKIKTNAEVTSVDTSGEGVKATVKTAKGEEVLEADIVLSAVGIKSNIENIGLEDVGISTDRDKILVNDYYQTNIPGYYAIGDITPGQALAHVASAEGILCVEKIAGMHVEALDYGNIPGCTYCMPEVASVGLTEKQAKEKGLDIKIGKFPFSASGKAKASGNPDGFVKVIFDAKYGEWLGCHMIGNGVTDMIAEAVVARKLETTGHEILKAVHPHPTMSEAVMEAVAAAYDEVIHL; encoded by the coding sequence ATGAGCAATTTCGATGTTATTGTTTTGGGTAGCGGCCCCGGAGGATATGTTACCGCCATTAGAGCCTCACAATTAGGTTTTAAAACGGCTATAATCGAAAAAGAAAATTTAGGTGGTGTTTGCCTAAATTGGGGGTGTATACCTACCAAGGCATTATTGAAGTCAGCTCAGGTTTTTCAATATTTAAAACACGCCGAAGACTATGGTCTTAAAGCTGAAAACGTCGATAAAGACTTTGGTTCTGTAGTAAAACGTAGTCGAGGGGTGGCCGATGGAATGAGCAAAGGTGTTCAGTTCTTGATGAAGAAAAATAAAATCGAGGTTATCAAAGGTTATGGCACATTAAAGCCAAAGAAGAAAGTCTCGGTCAAAGATGAAGAAGGTAAAGAAACCGAATACAGTGCCGAACATATTATCATCGCAACAGGAGCCAGAAGTAGAGAATTACCAAGCCTTCCTCAAGATGGAAAAAAAATTATAGGATATCGAGAAGCGATGTCTTTAGACAAGCAGCCAAAGAGTATGATTGTTGTGGGTAGCGGTGCCATTGGTATTGAATTCGCCTATTTCTATAACTCTATGGGTACCGAAGTTACAGTGGTCGAGTACCTACCGAATATTGTTCCCGTCGAAGACGAAGAAGTATCGAAACAATTGGAGCGTAGTTTTAAAAAAGCCGGTGTTAAGATAAAAACGAATGCCGAGGTTACTTCCGTAGACACTTCAGGTGAAGGTGTTAAGGCAACGGTGAAAACGGCTAAAGGTGAAGAGGTTTTAGAAGCTGATATAGTTCTATCAGCCGTAGGTATTAAATCAAATATTGAAAACATAGGTCTTGAAGATGTGGGCATCTCAACAGACCGCGATAAAATCTTGGTCAACGATTACTATCAAACCAACATTCCCGGGTATTATGCGATTGGTGACATAACACCAGGTCAAGCATTGGCTCATGTTGCTTCTGCCGAGGGTATTCTATGTGTGGAAAAAATTGCAGGTATGCACGTTGAAGCTTTAGACTATGGCAATATTCCAGGTTGTACATACTGTATGCCTGAAGTAGCTTCTGTAGGTTTGACCGAAAAGCAGGCGAAAGAAAAAGGTCTCGATATTAAGATCGGTAAATTTCCATTTTCTGCCAGTGGCAAGGCCAAGGCTTCGGGTAACCCAGATGGTTTCGTAAAAGTAATTTTTGATGCCAAATACGGAGAATGGCTAGGTTGTCATATGATAGGTAACGGTGTTACCGACATGATTGCAGAGGCTGTGGTCGCAAGAAAACTTGAAACCACTGGTCATGAAATACTAAAAGCCGTTCACCCTCACCCTACAATGAGCGAGGCGGTTATGGAAGCGGTCGCTGCGGCATACGATGAGGTAATACATTTGTAA
- a CDS encoding 1,4-alpha-glucan branching enzyme: MPHVTVFSLFSEFDINLFKSGKHYRLYEKLGSHPMELNGVKGTYFAVWAPSARSVSVVGNFNSWNDSEHILNVRWDGSGIYEGFIPEVGVGEIYKYKIFSNNHGAVTEKADPFARYSEHPPRTASIVWKRDYDWQDKDWMDNRKSKNALDTPFSVYEVHLGSWKRNANGDFLSYEELSADLVSYVKEMGFTHVEFMPIMEYPYDPSWGYQLTGYFAPTSRFGDPEGFKLLVDKMHQAGVGVILDWVPSHFPEDAHGLGFFDGSHLYEHPDRRKGYHPDWKSLIFNYGRNEVRAFLISNAIFWLDQFHADALRVDAVASMLYLDYSREEGEWEPNMYGNNENLEALSFIREFNEAVYGLFPDVQTIAEESTAFSGVSKPVMYGGLGFGMKWMMGWMHDTLQYFKKEPVYRKHHQNDLTFSMTYAFTENFMLPFSHDEVVYGKKSLVYRMPGDEWQRFANLRLLFGYMFTHPGTNLIFMGGEFGQTSEWNFQKSLEWDLTQYEVHSGIQQLIKDLNATYKGKQALYEKQFSPDGFQWIDYGDHQNSVLTYIRRGHDTKNDIYVACNFTPVPRENYMVGVPKTSGKFKVILNSDDKKYGGSGMNSNISSIKKTPWHGREQSVVMTIPPLSIVIFE, from the coding sequence ATGCCTCATGTAACCGTTTTTAGTCTTTTTTCTGAATTTGATATCAATCTCTTTAAATCTGGTAAGCACTATCGTCTTTATGAAAAATTAGGCTCTCACCCTATGGAGCTCAATGGAGTTAAGGGTACTTATTTTGCAGTATGGGCCCCTTCGGCAAGATCAGTTTCGGTCGTTGGCAATTTCAATAGCTGGAACGACAGTGAACATATATTAAATGTACGTTGGGATGGAAGCGGAATTTATGAAGGGTTTATACCCGAAGTCGGTGTCGGTGAAATTTATAAATACAAGATATTTTCTAACAACCATGGTGCCGTAACCGAAAAAGCGGATCCGTTTGCGAGATATAGCGAACACCCGCCCAGAACAGCATCTATAGTTTGGAAGAGGGATTATGACTGGCAGGATAAGGATTGGATGGACAATAGAAAATCTAAAAATGCATTAGATACTCCATTTTCCGTTTACGAGGTACATTTAGGATCTTGGAAGCGTAATGCCAATGGTGATTTTCTTTCGTACGAAGAATTATCGGCAGATTTAGTTTCGTATGTAAAAGAGATGGGCTTCACCCATGTGGAGTTTATGCCGATAATGGAGTACCCTTATGATCCATCATGGGGGTATCAACTTACAGGTTACTTTGCTCCTACCTCTCGATTTGGCGACCCTGAAGGCTTTAAGCTTTTAGTCGATAAAATGCACCAGGCAGGTGTTGGGGTAATTTTAGATTGGGTGCCTTCACATTTTCCTGAAGATGCACACGGTCTAGGCTTTTTTGATGGCTCTCACCTCTACGAACACCCTGATAGAAGAAAAGGATATCATCCCGATTGGAAGAGTCTCATTTTTAATTACGGAAGAAATGAGGTACGTGCCTTTTTGATCAGCAATGCCATTTTTTGGTTAGATCAGTTTCACGCCGATGCTTTGAGAGTAGATGCCGTTGCCTCTATGCTCTACCTTGACTATTCAAGGGAAGAAGGGGAGTGGGAACCAAACATGTATGGGAACAACGAAAACTTAGAGGCCCTATCTTTTATTAGGGAGTTTAACGAAGCGGTTTATGGTCTGTTCCCCGATGTTCAGACCATTGCGGAAGAATCTACTGCATTTTCTGGAGTTTCAAAACCTGTAATGTACGGTGGGCTGGGCTTTGGTATGAAGTGGATGATGGGGTGGATGCACGATACCTTACAATATTTTAAGAAAGAACCGGTATATCGAAAGCATCATCAGAATGATCTCACTTTTAGTATGACTTACGCCTTTACCGAGAATTTTATGCTTCCGTTTTCGCATGACGAAGTGGTATATGGCAAGAAATCGTTGGTCTATAGAATGCCAGGTGATGAGTGGCAGCGCTTTGCTAATCTAAGGCTGTTGTTTGGCTATATGTTTACCCACCCTGGTACCAACCTAATTTTTATGGGAGGTGAATTTGGTCAAACTTCCGAATGGAATTTTCAAAAAAGTTTAGAATGGGATTTGACACAGTATGAAGTACATTCAGGTATTCAGCAACTGATAAAAGATCTTAATGCCACTTACAAGGGCAAACAGGCATTATACGAAAAACAATTTAGCCCAGATGGTTTTCAGTGGATAGATTACGGAGACCACCAAAATTCGGTATTGACCTATATTAGACGCGGTCATGATACAAAGAACGATATTTACGTGGCATGTAATTTTACCCCGGTACCTAGGGAAAACTATATGGTAGGTGTACCCAAGACCTCAGGTAAATTTAAGGTAATTCTCAATAGCGATGATAAAAAATATGGCGGTTCTGGCATGAACAGTAATATATCTTCGATAAAGAAAACACCTTGGCACGGTCGTGAGCAATCGGTTGTAATGACCATACCTCCTCTAAGTATTGTCATTTTCGAATGA
- a CDS encoding peptide-methionine (R)-S-oxide reductase, producing MFKNILPVLCLIVVSCKGVSQDKEITSKKDKEFAVTKTEAEWRKELSEAEFYVLRKEATENAFTSELLENKEKGTYVCAGCGTELFRSETKFRSGTGWPSFYEEIEGNVAYDVDYKIGYKRTEEHCATCGGHLGHVFEDGPKPTGLRHCINGVALDFVPDNAN from the coding sequence ATGTTTAAAAATATACTTCCCGTTCTTTGCTTAATTGTAGTAAGCTGTAAAGGAGTCTCTCAAGATAAAGAGATAACCAGCAAAAAAGACAAAGAATTTGCGGTAACGAAAACAGAAGCCGAGTGGCGAAAAGAACTGTCAGAGGCTGAATTTTATGTATTACGAAAAGAAGCCACCGAAAACGCATTTACAAGCGAATTACTAGAAAACAAAGAAAAAGGCACCTACGTGTGCGCAGGTTGCGGTACCGAACTTTTCAGAAGTGAGACCAAATTTCGTTCAGGTACAGGATGGCCAAGTTTTTATGAAGAAATTGAGGGTAACGTTGCATACGATGTCGATTATAAAATTGGTTATAAGAGAACCGAAGAACATTGCGCAACTTGTGGTGGTCACTTGGGTCACGTTTTCGAAGACGGACCAAAACCTACAGGCCTTAGACACTGTATAAATGGGGTCGCTTTAGATTTTGTACCTGATAATGCCAACTAA
- a CDS encoding alpha-glucosidase, translating into MITNTELEYKGNLYPNHVVEYVRDKDKFYFTSENGVILEVTVIQDRTVRFRYATENNFQPDFSYAIDPDAKRGYNHLDILETATEYIIETSKIQLLVDKKTLRVQISDLDGNIINEDELGFHWEENYEYGGNTVKMSKITQHTESFYGMGDKASHSNLKGKRVNNWVMDQYAFGKDQDPLYKAIPFYIGLHSGQAYGIFFDNSFRSHFDFAHERRSTTSFWAEGGEMSYYFFYGPEMHKVVRAYTNLTGAPELPPLWALGYHQSKWSYFPESNVKDIAKQFRDLKIPCDAIYLDIDYMDGFRCFTWDKKKFPDPKKMIKDLSKDGFKTVAMIDPGIKIDKDYWIYQEAMENDYFCKRADGPNMKGKVWPGECNFPDFTNPEVREWWAELYKEFMAEIGVHAVWNDMNEPAVMEVPTKTAPLDTRHDYDGHPCSHRKAHNVYGMQMVRATYEGVKKYVYPKRPMVITRAAFAGTQRFSSTWTGDNVATWEHLWIANVQVQRMCMSGYSFVGSDIGGFAEQPNGELFARWVQLGVFHPFCRVHSSGDHGDQEPWSFGTEITDIVRSFIELRYQLLPYLYTMFWRYSKEGKPMILPIVCFDQEDMQTHFRTDEFIFGEQILVCPVQEPNAQGRRMYIPKGNWYNYWTEEVVEGGREKWVVADLDKIPLFILEGSIIPKYPVQQYVGELEIEQLILDVYFKIGDESSTVYEDALDGYDYENGKFSLRNFKLLGKEDELIIQQFKDGGFATSYNSFLIHLHGIPFTIANIEVDNEKVSLEDVKLNGNNSIQVSKEFTQLRITAE; encoded by the coding sequence ATGATAACCAATACAGAGTTAGAGTATAAGGGAAATTTGTATCCCAATCATGTGGTTGAATATGTGCGCGATAAAGACAAGTTTTACTTTACCAGCGAAAATGGGGTTATTCTTGAAGTAACGGTCATACAAGATAGAACGGTAAGGTTCAGGTATGCTACTGAAAATAATTTTCAACCCGATTTCTCATATGCTATAGATCCTGACGCGAAAAGAGGTTACAACCATCTAGATATTCTTGAAACGGCGACCGAGTATATTATAGAAACCTCTAAAATTCAGCTACTTGTTGATAAAAAGACCTTGCGGGTACAGATATCCGATTTAGATGGCAATATTATAAATGAAGATGAATTAGGTTTTCATTGGGAAGAAAATTACGAATACGGTGGTAACACGGTTAAAATGAGTAAGATTACCCAGCATACCGAAAGCTTCTACGGTATGGGTGATAAGGCCAGCCACAGTAATTTAAAAGGTAAGAGAGTCAATAATTGGGTAATGGATCAATACGCCTTCGGCAAAGATCAAGATCCTTTATATAAGGCCATTCCGTTCTATATAGGTTTGCACAGTGGGCAGGCTTATGGTATATTTTTCGACAATAGTTTTCGGTCACATTTCGATTTCGCCCACGAACGTAGGTCTACTACTAGTTTTTGGGCCGAAGGCGGAGAAATGAGCTATTATTTCTTCTACGGTCCTGAGATGCATAAGGTCGTTAGGGCCTATACTAATTTAACAGGTGCCCCTGAACTTCCACCATTATGGGCGTTGGGTTACCACCAGTCGAAATGGAGTTACTTTCCTGAAAGTAATGTTAAAGATATAGCCAAGCAATTCAGAGATTTAAAAATACCATGTGATGCCATCTATTTGGATATTGATTACATGGATGGTTTTCGATGTTTTACTTGGGATAAAAAGAAGTTTCCCGACCCCAAGAAAATGATTAAAGATCTTAGCAAAGATGGTTTCAAAACTGTAGCTATGATCGATCCAGGTATCAAGATAGATAAAGATTATTGGATCTATCAAGAAGCCATGGAAAATGATTATTTCTGTAAAAGAGCTGATGGCCCGAATATGAAAGGTAAGGTCTGGCCCGGTGAATGTAACTTTCCAGATTTTACCAATCCAGAAGTTAGAGAATGGTGGGCTGAGCTGTATAAAGAGTTCATGGCCGAAATAGGGGTTCATGCGGTTTGGAACGATATGAACGAACCTGCCGTAATGGAAGTGCCTACTAAAACTGCTCCATTAGATACCCGCCATGATTATGACGGTCACCCTTGTAGCCATAGAAAGGCGCATAATGTTTATGGTATGCAAATGGTCAGGGCGACCTATGAGGGGGTAAAAAAATATGTCTACCCTAAAAGGCCTATGGTTATAACTCGGGCTGCTTTTGCCGGCACCCAACGTTTTTCTTCAACTTGGACAGGGGATAACGTCGCTACTTGGGAACATCTATGGATCGCCAACGTACAGGTGCAGCGCATGTGCATGAGCGGTTATTCATTTGTGGGGTCTGATATTGGTGGTTTTGCTGAACAACCCAATGGCGAACTCTTTGCCAGGTGGGTACAATTAGGAGTGTTTCACCCTTTCTGTCGGGTGCATTCCAGTGGAGATCATGGGGATCAAGAACCTTGGTCGTTCGGTACCGAAATTACTGATATTGTACGAAGTTTTATTGAATTGAGGTATCAATTGCTACCTTATTTATATACGATGTTCTGGCGTTATTCTAAAGAGGGCAAACCCATGATTTTGCCTATTGTGTGCTTTGATCAAGAAGATATGCAGACCCATTTTAGAACAGATGAATTTATTTTTGGGGAGCAAATTTTGGTCTGCCCGGTGCAAGAACCCAATGCACAAGGCCGAAGAATGTATATACCAAAAGGAAATTGGTATAATTATTGGACTGAGGAAGTCGTTGAAGGAGGTCGAGAGAAATGGGTCGTCGCCGATCTTGATAAGATACCGTTGTTTATCTTAGAAGGTTCCATAATTCCAAAGTATCCGGTACAGCAATACGTCGGTGAACTAGAGATCGAGCAGCTTATACTAGATGTATATTTCAAAATTGGGGATGAGAGTTCTACGGTATATGAAGATGCATTAGATGGATATGATTATGAGAACGGAAAATTTAGTCTTAGAAACTTTAAGCTTTTGGGTAAAGAAGATGAGCTTATAATTCAGCAGTTTAAAGATGGCGGTTTTGCAACGAGTTACAATAGCTTTCTTATTCACTTGCATGGCATACCCTTTACGATAGCGAACATTGAGGTAGATAATGAAAAGGTGAGCTTAGAAGACGTGAAATTAAATGGCAATAACTCGATTCAAGTGAGTAAAGAATTTACGCAATTGCGCATTACTGCAGAATAA
- a CDS encoding outer membrane protein with beta-barrel domain, which translates to MKLRLFIVAILFMSGFVHMNAQTVFQGTGPSDRASGDFAFGAKAGLNISTWMGKDKSDVSAKPGLYFGGIGEIPAFIDDLYIQPELLVSLVGADIGPSNVNLTYITLPMMGKYHIIDEVAIEFGPQLGFLIGDNWEEDLQGQDTKKIDLGLNVGGGYRLNENFYFQLRFNFGLSQVLDVANVRNGVLSIGACYFL; encoded by the coding sequence ATGAAATTAAGACTTTTCATAGTTGCAATACTCTTTATGTCAGGTTTCGTTCATATGAACGCACAAACCGTTTTTCAAGGTACAGGACCTTCTGATAGAGCTTCTGGTGATTTTGCTTTCGGGGCTAAAGCAGGATTGAATATTTCAACTTGGATGGGGAAGGATAAGAGCGACGTCTCAGCTAAACCTGGGCTATACTTTGGTGGTATCGGAGAAATACCAGCATTTATTGATGACTTATATATACAACCCGAACTTTTGGTTTCTTTGGTAGGTGCAGATATTGGACCGTCAAATGTAAACCTTACCTATATCACTTTACCAATGATGGGTAAATATCATATTATAGATGAAGTTGCCATCGAGTTTGGGCCTCAATTAGGTTTTTTAATAGGAGATAATTGGGAAGAAGACCTGCAAGGTCAAGATACTAAGAAAATCGATTTAGGTTTAAATGTCGGAGGCGGATACCGTTTAAATGAAAATTTTTATTTTCAATTACGATTTAATTTTGGTCTAAGTCAAGTGCTTGATGTAGCGAATGTAAGAAATGGTGTATTGTCTATTGGGGCATGCTATTTTCTATAG
- a CDS encoding integrase/recombinase XerD, whose protein sequence is MKWQQALKDYIHFLKIERGLSENSIKNYVWDVEKLIQFLDNNEMVETPLTISKETIQQFIYEVAKIMNPRSQARIISGLKSFFNYLIFEDYRDDNPLDLIESPKIGRKLPDTLSENEIDIIIGAIDLSKAEGERNRAMLETLYGCGLRVSELINLRISDLYFEEDFIKVTGKGDKQRFVPISTINKKYIDIYRNEIRVHQKVQKGFEDILFLNRRGKQLTRAMVFTIIKRLGELTGLKKSISPHTFRHSFATHLLQNGADLRAIQQMLGHESITTTEVYVHVDRTHLTEVMNNYHPRK, encoded by the coding sequence ATGAAGTGGCAACAAGCACTAAAAGACTATATACACTTTTTGAAAATTGAAAGGGGACTATCTGAAAATTCAATTAAAAACTATGTTTGGGATGTCGAAAAGCTCATACAGTTCTTAGATAACAATGAAATGGTCGAAACCCCTTTGACAATTTCTAAAGAGACCATTCAACAGTTTATCTATGAAGTTGCCAAAATCATGAATCCCAGGTCGCAGGCCCGAATCATTTCTGGACTCAAGAGTTTTTTTAATTATCTCATTTTCGAAGATTATCGAGACGACAACCCCCTTGACCTCATCGAATCACCAAAAATCGGTAGAAAACTTCCGGATACATTATCTGAAAATGAAATCGATATAATCATTGGGGCAATAGATCTTTCAAAAGCTGAGGGCGAACGTAATAGAGCCATGTTAGAAACTTTATACGGTTGTGGACTAAGGGTATCAGAGCTCATAAATCTTAGAATTTCAGATTTATATTTTGAAGAAGATTTTATTAAAGTGACGGGTAAAGGTGACAAGCAACGCTTCGTACCCATCAGTACTATTAATAAAAAGTATATTGACATCTATCGAAACGAGATAAGGGTGCATCAAAAAGTGCAAAAAGGCTTTGAAGATATTCTGTTTTTGAACCGTAGAGGAAAGCAGCTTACCCGAGCCATGGTATTTACGATAATCAAAAGATTGGGCGAACTTACAGGCCTTAAAAAAAGTATTAGTCCGCATACGTTCAGGCACTCGTTCGCCACTCATTTATTACAAAATGGTGCAGACCTACGGGCTATACAACAAATGCTAGGCCACGAAAGCATCACTACTACCGAGGTTTATGTTCATGTAGACCGCACCCATTTGACCGAGGTAATGAACAACTATCACCCCAGAAAGTAG
- a CDS encoding peptidase M48-like protein: MKKIILTIAIFIGVAACKTNPFTGKKVLNFYPNSQVFPMAFAQYDEFLSSNNVIENSSEAKMITKVGQRISSAAERWLTANGYAGYLKDYKWEYNLVKDETVNAWCMPGGKIVFYTGILPITQTETGVAVVMGHEVAHALADHGAQRMSAGTLQQIGAVAGNVAIQDPQKRNIFNQAYGVGSQVGLMLPFSRGHETEADRIGLQIMAIAGYDPAEAAELWKRMKANSGGQAPPEFLSTHPSNDTRINNLTEWAPMARAEAKKFGVTTFE, translated from the coding sequence ATGAAAAAAATTATATTAACGATTGCCATATTTATTGGGGTTGCAGCCTGTAAAACAAATCCTTTTACGGGAAAAAAAGTATTGAACTTTTACCCTAACAGTCAAGTTTTTCCCATGGCTTTTGCCCAATATGATGAATTTTTGTCTTCCAACAATGTAATTGAAAATTCTTCTGAAGCTAAAATGATAACCAAAGTCGGGCAGCGTATATCTTCTGCTGCTGAAAGATGGTTGACAGCAAATGGCTATGCAGGGTATTTGAAAGATTATAAGTGGGAATACAATCTTGTCAAAGACGAAACAGTGAATGCTTGGTGTATGCCAGGGGGCAAAATTGTATTCTATACAGGTATTTTGCCTATTACCCAAACGGAAACAGGCGTGGCCGTGGTTATGGGCCATGAAGTGGCCCATGCACTGGCGGATCATGGTGCCCAGCGAATGAGTGCAGGTACTCTGCAGCAGATAGGTGCGGTAGCTGGTAATGTGGCGATACAAGATCCTCAAAAAAGAAATATTTTCAATCAAGCGTACGGCGTTGGTTCACAAGTAGGGCTGATGTTACCTTTTAGTAGAGGCCATGAAACCGAAGCAGACCGTATCGGGTTGCAGATTATGGCCATCGCTGGTTACGATCCTGCTGAAGCTGCTGAATTGTGGAAACGTATGAAAGCTAACAGCGGTGGGCAAGCACCACCTGAATTTTTAAGTACGCACCCCTCGAACGATACGAGAATTAACAACCTTACGGAATGGGCTCCAATGGCAAGAGCTGAGGCAAAGAAATTTGGGGTTACAACTTTTGAGTAA
- a CDS encoding UMF1 family MFS transporter, with protein MAKTIAAKGSKKLLNAWAFYDWANSVYNLVVSSAIFPIFYGALTLVKDENGTVVSDRVQFFGIDFNNDTLVSYVTAAAFLVVSFLSPLLSGIADYVGNKKVFMKFFCYLGALSCIGLFWFNLEYLWFGLVCYFTALIGFWGSIVFYNSYLPDIAYPEQQDAISAKGYSFGYIGSVILLVICLAMILKYDAFGFEDEGMPTRLSFVLTGLWWIGFSQYTYYHLPKGNKQESFTKDILFNGFIELKLIWKKIKQNVPLKRYLGAFFVYSMAVQTIMLVATYFGIEELDWGTTDSTTGLIVSILLIQIVAILGAYLTSRCSAKFGNISTLIGLNIIWIVICLFAYFITTPIEFYITAAIVGLVMGGIQALSRSTYSKLLPIDAVDTTSYFSFYDVSEKIGIVIGMVAYGYVAQVTGSIRYSIIFFGLFFLIGMVLLTRVNRKAPN; from the coding sequence ATGGCAAAAACAATAGCTGCAAAGGGCAGTAAAAAATTATTGAATGCTTGGGCATTTTATGACTGGGCCAACTCGGTTTATAATTTAGTGGTTTCCTCAGCAATCTTTCCGATTTTTTATGGTGCCCTTACTTTGGTCAAAGATGAAAATGGTACAGTAGTCAGTGACCGAGTTCAGTTTTTTGGTATTGATTTTAATAACGATACCCTAGTAAGCTATGTAACAGCTGCAGCTTTTCTGGTGGTTTCATTTTTGAGCCCATTATTAAGTGGTATAGCGGATTACGTTGGTAACAAAAAAGTCTTCATGAAGTTTTTCTGCTATCTAGGGGCTTTGTCATGTATCGGACTTTTTTGGTTCAATTTAGAATACTTATGGTTCGGGTTGGTATGCTATTTTACGGCCCTCATCGGGTTTTGGGGCAGCATTGTTTTCTATAATTCTTACTTGCCCGATATCGCTTACCCTGAACAGCAAGACGCTATCAGTGCCAAAGGTTATTCTTTCGGATATATTGGTAGTGTAATTCTATTGGTCATTTGTCTTGCCATGATACTTAAGTACGATGCTTTTGGTTTTGAAGATGAAGGTATGCCTACCAGACTCTCTTTTGTGTTGACAGGGCTGTGGTGGATCGGTTTTAGCCAGTACACCTATTATCATTTGCCAAAAGGGAATAAACAGGAGTCTTTTACCAAAGACATTCTTTTTAATGGTTTTATAGAATTAAAACTCATATGGAAGAAAATTAAGCAGAATGTGCCCCTTAAAAGATATTTGGGCGCTTTCTTTGTTTATAGTATGGCGGTTCAGACAATAATGTTAGTGGCTACTTATTTCGGAATTGAAGAATTGGATTGGGGTACCACCGATTCTACTACAGGGTTGATTGTAAGTATTTTGTTGATTCAGATTGTCGCGATTTTGGGTGCCTACCTTACTTCGCGCTGTTCTGCTAAATTTGGGAATATTAGCACCTTAATAGGTCTTAATATAATCTGGATCGTTATATGTTTATTCGCCTATTTTATTACTACACCCATTGAATTTTATATAACGGCAGCAATTGTCGGCTTGGTTATGGGTGGTATTCAAGCATTGTCACGTTCTACATATTCAAAGTTACTTCCTATAGACGCTGTGGACACTACTTCTTATTTTAGTTTTTATGACGTTTCCGAGAAAATCGGAATTGTAATCGGTATGGTTGCCTATGGTTATGTGGCCCAGGTTACGGGCAGCATTCGATACTCGATCATATTTTTCGGTCTTTTCTTTTTAATAGGAATGGTACTGTTGACCAGAGTAAACAGAAAAGCCCCTAATTAA